The DNA region GCTGTGTCGGCAAGGTCAGCATCGGCGACGGCGAGATCTCGCTGCGCTCCATCGCCGGATCGGCCTGGTACCAGGGCGACGAGGAGTTCTGGAAGGCGATCGCCCCGGCCAAGGGCGAGGGCGAGCGCATCGCCAAGCGGGTCGGCGAGAAGTGGGTGAAGCTCGAGGGCGAGATGGCCAGCCTGCGCGCCTTCTGCAGCATCGACAGCCTCACCGCCCAGATGGTCCCGGCCGAGGCCGAGGCGCAGGCGATCGGCCCGGCGATGGCCGCTGACGGCCCTGCCGTGCGCCTCGATGTCACCCATGGCGAGACCGAGAGCCGGACGTACGTCCTGGCCTCGAAGCCCCACCGGATCGTGAAGTGGACCCAGGGCAGCTCCGGTGAGCTCACCTTCTCCGACTTCGACAAGGAGTTCCAGGTCGAGGAGCCCGCCCCCGGCGAGGTCTTCGACCTCGCTGAGCTGGAAAAATGAGAACAACGGCGCCTCTGTTCTCACTTTTCGCGAAATGTGAGAACAACTCGATTGGAATGAATCCTCGGTCGTGAGGATTGCTAAGTAATGTGCCCACCTCGACGACCAGACCAACGCGCAGCTCGGTAGGACTTCGTAGCGAACGCGGGCCGATCCTGCTCGCGGTGATGGTGTCGCTCAGCCTGGTCGCGATCGACATGACGATCCTGGCGACGGCGGTGCCGAGCGTGGTGAAGGATCTCGGCGGCTTCGAGCAGTTCCCGTGGCTCTTCTCGATCTATGTGCTGGCCACCGCGGTGACCACACCGCTCTACGCCAAGGTCGCCGACCGGCTCGGGCGCAAGCCCGTGATGATCGCCGGGATCCTGGCCTTCCTGGTCGGGTCGCTGCTGTGCGGCCTGGCGTGGTCGCTGACCGCGCTGATCGTCTTCCGGGCGATCCAGGGCATCGGGGCCGGGGCGATCCAGCCGATGGCGATGACGATCGTCTCCGACATCTACACGCTGGAGGAGCGGGCGGTCGCGACGTCGTACGTCGCGTCGGTCTGGGCCACCGCCGCCATCGTCGGGCCCACCCTCGGCGGCGTCTTCGCCGACTACCTCGACTGGCGGCTGATCTTCCTGATCAACCTGCCGATCGGGGCGGTCGCGCTGTGGCTGCTGCGTCACTTCCACGAGAACCGCCGGCCGGCCGCGACGAGCGCCATCGACTGGGCCGGCGCCGGGCTGCTGACGGTCGCCGGCGTCGCGCTGCTGCTCGGGCTGCTCGAGGGCGGTCACGCCTGGGCCTGGTCGTCCGCGCCCTCCTACCTGATCTTCGCCGTCGGCATCGTCGCTCTGGTCGCCTTCGGGTTCGTCGAGCGGCGCGCCGCCGACCCGGTGCTGCCGCCGTGGGTCCTCGGCCACCGGGTCCTCGCGCCGGCCAACGCCGCCAGCCTGATCGTCGGGGTCGTGATGCTCGGGCTGACGACGTACGTCCCGCTCTACGCGCAGAGCGTGCTCGGTCACTCGGCGGTCGTGGCCGGGTTCGCGCTCGCCGGGATGAGCATCGGCTGGCCGATCGCGGCTGCCACGGCCGGCCGGATCTACCTCGCGAAGGGGTTCCGGGTCGCGGTCGGGCTCGGCGCCCTGCTGGTCCTCGTCGGCGGGGCTGTGCTGGTCACGGTCGGCGAGAGCTCGTCGTTCTGGCACCTGGCGATCCCGTGCTTCGTGCTCGGTCTCGGCTTCGGCTGGTCGGTCAACCCGGGCGTCGTCGCCGCCGGGTCGGCGGTCGACTGGGAGGTCCGTGGGGTGGCCACCGGGTCCAACATGTTCGCCCGCTCGGTCGGCTCGGCGCTGGGCGTCGCGCTCTTCGGTGCGGTCGCGAACGGGCTGGTCAGGCAGGAGTACGCCGGGGGAGAGGTGCCGCCGCTGGAGGCCCTTCCGCCGGACGTGCTCGCGCCGGCGCTGCACGTCGTCTTCCTCGTCGGCCTGGTCGTCTCGGTTCCCCTGCTGCTGGTCGCCTGGCGTACGCCGGTCAGGATCCGGCAGGACTGAGCTCAGATTGCATCCTGGAAGGGTTACCACCGAGTAACCACTGCGTCGTAGACTCCGATGCATGCTGAAGCGCGACCACTATGAGGAAGACCACGAGGACTTCCGAGCCTCCGTCCAGCAGTGGCTGGAGCGTTCGGTCAAGCCCCACACCGACAAGCACATCGCCGACAAGGCGCTGCCCCGCGAGTTCTGGCTGGAGGCTGGCGAGAACGGCTTCCTCGGGCTCGCGATCCCGGAGGAGTACGGCGGCGCCGGCGCCGACGACTTCCGCTTCAACGCGGTCCTCGCCGAGGAGCTCGCCAAGATCGGCGCTGCCTACCCGACCTGCGTCGGCATCCACTCCGACATCACCGCTCCCTACCTGGTCCGCCTCGGCACCGAGGAGCAGAAGCAGCGCTGGCTGCCGGGCGTGGCCTCCGGTGAGATCCTGCTCGCCATCGGCATGACCGAGCCCTCCGGTGGCTCCGACCTGGCCGCGCTGAAGACCACCGCCGTCCGCGACGGCGACGAGTGGGTCATCAACGGCTCCAAGACCTTCATCACCAACGGCTACTCCTGCGACCTGGTCATCACCGCGGTCCGCACCGACCCGGAGAAGGGCGCCAAGGGCATCACCCTCTTCGCGATCGAGGCGACCAAGGAGGGCTTCTCGCGCGGCCGCAAGCTCGACAAGGTCGGCATGGAGGAGTCCGACACCGCCGAGCTCTTCTTCGAGAACGTACGCGTCACCGACGCCGAGATCATCGGCGAGCTCAACCGCGGCTTCATCCACATGATGGAGGAGCTCCCGCAGGAGCGCGTCTCGTGCGCGGTCGCCAACATCGCGCAGGCCAAGCAGATCCTGCTCGAGACCGTCCAGTACGCCAAGGACCGCAAGGCCTTCGGTCAGTCCATCGGTGCCTTCCAGCACAACAAGTTCCTGCTCGCCGAGCTGGTCACCCAGATCGAGGTCGCCGAGGCGTACGTCGACAAGTGCGTCGCCGCGCACGCCCGGGGCGAGCTCACCCCGGTCGAGGCGTCCAAGGCCAAGTGGTGGTCCTCGCAGGCGCAGTCCGAGGTCCTCGACCACTGCGTCCAGATCCACGGCGGCTACGGCTTCATGAACGAGTACCGCGTCGCTCGCGCCTGGCGCGACGCCCGCGTCACGAAGATCTGGGCCGGCTCCAACGAGATCATGAAGGAGCTCATCGGCCGCGACCTCGGCTTCTGAGTCTCAACATTTCGTACGCCGCGAGGGGCGGTCACCGTGAAGGTGGCCGCCCCTCGTCGTTCATGCTCGCAATCTGGGCTGAACTTACTAAGGTGACCCAGTGATCACCGGCGAGCTGAAGAGCAAGATCGATCGAGTCTGGGACGCCTTCTGGTCGGGTGGCATCTCCAATCCGCTGGAAGTGATCGAGCAGATCACCTACCTCCTCTTCCTGCGTCGCCTGGACGACCTGCAGACACTCGCCGAGAAGAAGGCTCGCGTGACTGGCACTATCGAGGACCCGAGGTTCCTCCCCGACCAGGAGCACCTGCGCTGGAGCCGGTTCAAGAACGAGGAGCCGGCAGTCATGTACCAGACCGTCTCCACCCAGGTCTTCCCGTTCCTCCAGAAGTACGGCCAGCAGGTCGGCGGCGACAACACGACCTACTCCGACCACATGAAGGACGCCCGGTTCACCATCCCGACCCCGGCGCTGCTCTCGAAGGTCGTCGACATGCTCGACACCATCCCGATGGACAAACGGGACACCAACGGCGACCTCTACGAATACATGCTCGGCAAGATCGCCTCGGCCGGCCAGAACGGCCAGTTCCGTACGCCGCGCCACATCATCCAGCTGATGGTCGACATGACCGCGCCGCAACCAGACGACGAGATCTGCGACCCGGCCTGCGGCACCGCCGGCTTCCTCGTCGCGGCCAGCGAGTACGTGCGCAGCACCCATCCATCCACGCTCACCGATGCCAAGCAGCGTGAGCACTTCCACCGCTCGATGTTCCACGGCTACGACTTCGACAACGTCATGCTCCGCATCGGCTCGATGAACATGCTCCTCCACGGCATCGAGGCCCCCGACATCCGCTATCGCGACTCCCTCTCCGAGGGCACCGTCGAGGATGCGGACAAGTACACGCTGATCCTCGCGAACCCACCTTTCGCCGGCTCCCTCGACTACGAGTCGACGAGCAAGGACCTTCAGCGCGTCGTCAAGACCAAGAAGACCGAGCTCCTCTTCCTGGCCCTTTTCCTCAAGCTGCTGAAGCCAGGCGGCCGCGCTGCTGTCATCGTTCCCGACGGTGTCCTCTTCGGCTCTTCCAAGGCCCACAAGGACCTCCGCAAGACCTTGGTCGAGGACCAGAAGCTCGACGCCGTCATTAAGCTCCCATCCGGTGTCTTCAAGCCGTATGCCGGTGTCTCCACCGCCATCCTCTTCTTCACCAAAACCAACTCAGGCGGCACCGACCACGTCTGGTTCTACGACGTCCGCGCCGACGGCTTTTCGCTCGACGACAAGCGCAACCCGATCGACCCCAACGACCTGCCCGACGTCCTGAAACGCTGGAAAGCTCTGGGTGCAGAGGCTGACCGCGCGAGGACCGATCAGTCCTTCCTCGTCCCCAAGGACGACATCGTCGCCCAGTCCTACGACCTCTCCCTGAACCGCTACAAGGAGATCCAGCACGAGGAGATCGAGCATCGCGCCCCGCTTGACATCATCGCCGACATCGAGGCCCTCGACGAGGAGATCGCCAAGGGGATTGCGGAGCTGAAGGGCATGCTCTCGTGAAGACGGTCCCGCTTGGCGATGTTGTCGACTTTCGCGCAGGCGTGGGATTTCCACCACGACTGCAAGGCCGCACGGCGGGGGACTATCCCATGGCGAAGGTCGGAGATATCTCCCGGGCAGGCCGATCGGGAGCGGGCGCGCTCGTCAACGCGGATCACTTCGTAGATGAGTCGGACCTGACAACATTGAAGGCCAAACCGATCCCGGCTGGCGCCGTCCTCTTCGCCAAGATCGGAGAAGCCATCAGACAGAACCACCGTGTCATCGCTGGCCGTCCGCTGCTTGTCGACAACAACG from Nocardioides luteus includes:
- a CDS encoding MDR family MFS transporter, with amino-acid sequence MVSLSLVAIDMTILATAVPSVVKDLGGFEQFPWLFSIYVLATAVTTPLYAKVADRLGRKPVMIAGILAFLVGSLLCGLAWSLTALIVFRAIQGIGAGAIQPMAMTIVSDIYTLEERAVATSYVASVWATAAIVGPTLGGVFADYLDWRLIFLINLPIGAVALWLLRHFHENRRPAATSAIDWAGAGLLTVAGVALLLGLLEGGHAWAWSSAPSYLIFAVGIVALVAFGFVERRAADPVLPPWVLGHRVLAPANAASLIVGVVMLGLTTYVPLYAQSVLGHSAVVAGFALAGMSIGWPIAAATAGRIYLAKGFRVAVGLGALLVLVGGAVLVTVGESSSFWHLAIPCFVLGLGFGWSVNPGVVAAGSAVDWEVRGVATGSNMFARSVGSALGVALFGAVANGLVRQEYAGGEVPPLEALPPDVLAPALHVVFLVGLVVSVPLLLVAWRTPVRIRQD
- a CDS encoding class I SAM-dependent DNA methyltransferase, which translates into the protein MITGELKSKIDRVWDAFWSGGISNPLEVIEQITYLLFLRRLDDLQTLAEKKARVTGTIEDPRFLPDQEHLRWSRFKNEEPAVMYQTVSTQVFPFLQKYGQQVGGDNTTYSDHMKDARFTIPTPALLSKVVDMLDTIPMDKRDTNGDLYEYMLGKIASAGQNGQFRTPRHIIQLMVDMTAPQPDDEICDPACGTAGFLVAASEYVRSTHPSTLTDAKQREHFHRSMFHGYDFDNVMLRIGSMNMLLHGIEAPDIRYRDSLSEGTVEDADKYTLILANPPFAGSLDYESTSKDLQRVVKTKKTELLFLALFLKLLKPGGRAAVIVPDGVLFGSSKAHKDLRKTLVEDQKLDAVIKLPSGVFKPYAGVSTAILFFTKTNSGGTDHVWFYDVRADGFSLDDKRNPIDPNDLPDVLKRWKALGAEADRARTDQSFLVPKDDIVAQSYDLSLNRYKEIQHEEIEHRAPLDIIADIEALDEEIAKGIAELKGMLS
- a CDS encoding acyl-CoA dehydrogenase family protein, producing the protein MLKRDHYEEDHEDFRASVQQWLERSVKPHTDKHIADKALPREFWLEAGENGFLGLAIPEEYGGAGADDFRFNAVLAEELAKIGAAYPTCVGIHSDITAPYLVRLGTEEQKQRWLPGVASGEILLAIGMTEPSGGSDLAALKTTAVRDGDEWVINGSKTFITNGYSCDLVITAVRTDPEKGAKGITLFAIEATKEGFSRGRKLDKVGMEESDTAELFFENVRVTDAEIIGELNRGFIHMMEELPQERVSCAVANIAQAKQILLETVQYAKDRKAFGQSIGAFQHNKFLLAELVTQIEVAEAYVDKCVAAHARGELTPVEASKAKWWSSQAQSEVLDHCVQIHGGYGFMNEYRVARAWRDARVTKIWAGSNEIMKELIGRDLGF